In Salvelinus namaycush isolate Seneca unplaced genomic scaffold, SaNama_1.0 Scaffold799, whole genome shotgun sequence, the genomic window gctcgaacacaaagccctcttgttataaagtcaaattaaaatgaataCCCTAGTGAGTAATCACAACCCCACTTTATTTCAGCATCTAGAATAGTTGTTTCTATTTAAGCCAATATGTAATTTATAGGCCTATAGTGCAGGGCTAGGCAACCATGGGCCTGGAGTGCCGCAGAcccttcatgtttttgatttaccAACCTGGAACAGcgggtgtgttgaatttaggcaatcactgaactgatcaattagctcagttggtcaggtgtggtacctagttggaacaaaatcctgtaGTACCTGCTgcactccaggaacagagttgccTATCCCAGCTATAGAGCCCCAAAGTGGCGGTGTCATAATACCcgaacagggaaatggttctaaTCATTTTTCCACCATTTATTTTTCCCCTTAaggaattttagaaacacttaagggctgtgttttgtataggcttaccctggcattacgttttgataaccatttaAATCACTgttggacaaggtgactttcatcAATATATTCGGGTCTATTTTCTCTCAGAttctaaaatgctaattagcatcaaagtagacatgcaagactacaaatccctgcaagctcctgcacatcatctctagctgacCTTTGCAAACAGGtatattgtgtcaatttaaaacttcacaaaacagttcacagaattgtcaatttaaagaaatgtattcattactacattttgTTAACATTAGATATAGTTAAtcaagagattcttacctttgtttcgattcggcagtctcatccagatcatTCATGGCATTtttagttctttatgatagccacattagcagctaattagcatttaatTTTTAGGGGTAAATACAagcaaatatattgataagtcaGCTTGTCCTGgacctagagagatttacacggttatcaaaacgtcagtcaaaggtaagcctacacgaaacacagaccttattttaagtgtttctataaTCCAGTAagggaaaaacaattggaacaatttattttatgggtattatgactcatactgtggtactctatagtgTATTGTACTGGGGGCTATGGACTGGGTGGAGTAGAAAGTGTTGCCATAGACCTCAGTCCCCCATAAAATAACACcatatatagattctacagaccctagtGAGTAATCCCAACACCACTTTTACTTTGGCACCTAGAATAGTTTTCTCCCTATAAACCAATATGTATTTCATATACAGTGTATTGCATTGGAGGCATTTATTTGACCTTGGAACATGTGTTGAACCCCAAACTGAATGCAAATATTACTTAAATATGAAGAACTGTGAGTCATGGATGATCTGGAGTCAGAACTGAGGGCGCCTGGAGAAGAACAGGGTGAAAATGAGTCTTCAGATGACGATGAATCAATCAACAGAAAACGAATCAAGAAGCCAAACCTTCCCCTGGAGCCTCCTTTATTTAAAGGTCATTTATAAAATGGAGTGTGGAGAAGAATATGTGAACCCTTGAGTAAGCTAaaccagctagttagctagttcaAGCTGCTGTTTACTGACAAGtactacatacactatatattgtgagcggaccaagtaattgggcgtcactctaaggcgggaaggtggaacaaacgagtcaggagtaggttttcttgattgaacacagttctctattgagggcatttggtcaacacaaacactccaacataatcaatGAAAATCTCCCAAGGAAAAACATacatcttcttctccagatcaaacaggaacacaatacgattgtctttaaactacaacaaaagTCACGGGATTGTCACCGTCTTAGTGGTTCTTCATAGatagctcctctgtctcggtggccatcttccagagatagttCTTCCTCCTGGtgctggttccatactctctcttctaggggaaggagaatatctcattagtaccgtcagctgtgcttaattgcctctggttaccttgtctcccatgccttgttgggctaccatccgtgagcccagcctgccctctggtggtccttccacataccTTCCCCCTCAGGACCGAACCGGAGGGTCGGGCGCCAGACGCACCGTCTTGGTCGCGTCGGGACAGCGCGTCTGCATTCCCGTTCCTCGATCCGGCCCTATGGATGACATGGAAAGAGAACGGTTGTAAAGACAAAAACTATCTGGCTATTCTGTTGTTATTGTTTCTCTTACCAGCCATCCACGTGAGGGGCGCATGGTTAGTAACTAATGCAAACCTCCGACCCAGTAGGTAGTACCGGAGATAATCGAGGGCCCACTTAATGGCTAAGGCCTCTTTCTCTACGGTAGCATACCTCTGTTCCCGATCGCTGAGCTTCCTACTTATGAAGAGAATCGGCTTCTCTGCTTCGCCTTTACCCTGAGCTAGTACGGCCCGAGCCCCATATCCGAGGCGTCGACCTGCACAATGAACTCTTGTGAGAAGTCCGGAGCCTGTAGGACGGGATCAGAACACAGGCCATCTTTTAGCAATTGAAAGGCCTCTTCCGTCTCGTCTTTCCACTCTACCTGGTTTGGCAAGTTTTTCTTGATGAGGTTTGTGAGGGGATTggcaatggttgcatatcccgggATAAAACGGCGATAATATCCCGTTATCCCTAATAAGGCCCGAACGTCCCGCTTGGTCCGGGGTCGCGGCCAGTCCCGAATTGCCCTGGTCTTCTCTGCCTGTGGGCGTATTTTCCCATTCCCCACGGTGTACCCCAGGTATTCGCTTCGGACAGGCCCAGGCAGCATTTATTTGGATTGGCCGTCAACCCTGTGGTTTCCAAACTCACGAGCACCGCCCGTAATCGCAGGAGGTGACTGTCCCAGTCCTCGCTGTGGATAACCACATCGTCTATGTACGCCGCTGCATACTCTTGATGGGGCAGTAGAATGGCATCCATGAGGCGTTGGAAAGTTGCAGTGGCACCATGCAGTCCGAAGGGCATCCTCACATACTGGAAAAGCCCCTCTGGTGTGGCGAAGGCAGTCTTTGGGCGATCCTCTGGAGCCACCGGCACTTGCCAATATCCCTTCGTcaaatccagggtggtgatgaactTGGCCTTTCCTAAGCGCTCCAAGAGTTCATCCACGCGGGGCATGGGATACGCATCGAATGTAGAGATGGTATTCACGGCCCTAAAGTCGTTGCAGAGTCTCATACTGCCATCGGATTTGGGGATCAGGACTATGGGACTGGACCACTCACTCGTCGATGGCTCGATCACACCCATCCTCAACATCTCCCTTACCTCGTTCTTAGCGATGACTCGGCGAGCCTCAGGAATCCTGTAAGGGCGGATATGCACCTTCTTGCCGGGTTCAGTGTGGATATGGTGGAACAGGACATCTGTTTGTCCTGGGAATGGAGAGAATATTCGACCGAAGTTCATAATCAGCTTGACTAGCTGTCTTGACTGCTCCGGCAGGAGAGTTTGGCCACGGCGCACCCGTGGTAGAGCCTCCTCTTTTCCTTTGCCCTCCAGGGCCATCAAAGCCACCTCCTCCTCTTTTCCATGGTACGTCTTCAACAAGTTTATGTGATAGAGTTGGACCTTCTTCCTTCTATCAGGTTGCTTGATGAGGTAATTGACCGGTGAGACCCTTTTCATTACCTCGTAGGGCCCCCTCCACTGTGCCAGCAAGCGATGTTCGGCCGTGGGCACGAGCACAATCACTTGCTCTCCCACGGCGAACTCACGGGGGGTCGCGGACTTATCATAGGCCCGGCCTTGGGTCCTTTGTGCCTTCTCCATATGCTCCTTGACTATGGGCCACACCTGCTCTCATCAGGGTAATATGTTCTATTGTGGATCGAAAGGGGCATGGTTGGGTCTCCTTGGCTAAGTCGAGGATCCCTCGACAGGGTCTGCCATAGAGCAATTCAAACGGAGAGAATCCAGTGGATGCTTGGGGTACTTCTCGCAGGGCAAACATTAAGTGTGGGAGAAGTCAGTCCCCACACAGCAGGGTCGGTGTTATAAATGTCAGTCTCCCGACCATTATGCCCCACAATGTCCTAGCAAGGACGAGCCCATGGTCACGGAGTCATCACTGCCCACCCCCACACATCTCGGTTTGAGGGGGCAGGATCAACACTGTTGGTTAGCAGAAATAGCCCCAGCCCCAGAGATTCCAGTTCGAGTCGAAGGACAAGATGTGGTAGCCATTCTGGACTCGGGAAGTATGGTTACGTTAGTAGAGGAGCGACTGGTGACCTCCGCAACACTGCTACCAGACAAAGTAGCCGTATCCTGTATCCATGGAGACACCCACTATTAACGGTATTACTAAAAATTCAACAATGGCTTCCCCATCTAATCTAATCTCCTAACATCATGCAGAGCCTGTAAATATTCATAACAAGTAATCTAATGAATGAAATCTTACATTCAGGAGAATCCTTGCCCCAGGGGAGGAGGAGAACTTGgaggtggaagaagaggaggatgctgCTACAGGAGCAGGCTCCCCAGAGTCCTTTCCCAACAGAGTACCAGGTAAGTACTCACAAAGTACTTGCAAAGTACTCAACAAATACTGTGTTTTATTTGTAATCTATGGTGTATATAGAGCATTCATAATCATTGGTCTTTATTCTGAATCTGTTGACTGTGTAATTTTGCCATTGTTATTTTTTATGGCTTTGTGGCCCTGTTTTGAGTGCCTTTGTGATtgctgtctcctctgttccctgtctctctgcatGGCTTCGTCACTCTGTCCTCACTGCCTGCTCCATTCACAGTTTTGCAAGGTATGGTTTGGTTGAGAAGTAAGGGGCTGGCATGGGTTTGAATGGGTCTGTCTTTTTATAGTTTTGTCGTAGCATGAATATGATTGCCTACTAATGGACAGTTTGTTATTATCAAAAACCCtatcctactactactagatagcTTTAGTTGTTGAATCTACTttacaatgtattttttttataagcATTCACCAAAACGTGTATGTCATCTTAGCCTTATCTGTTAGTCAGTCTACAACTTCTTCTGCTGCCTATTATTGTATAAGTAAAATACTGCTGACAGTAATGACTTGAACAAGGATCTGTAAGTATAAACactggttacgtcccaaatgacacccgattccctatgcagtgcaatatgggccctggtcaaaagtagtgcactatagtagTGAACTTGtcccccttgcccattttaaacatgtattgtaggatttttatttttgtattgcttgtaactgcttcgggtaatgcaagttcttgtgctgttaggggaataacctatgtgtaaatgtaacaatctgctgctgtattttttgtgttttgtgtagtttcttaatcattgtacataaactgtatgtgtaaacatgtatacgcagggcccagctgtaaaagagaccttggtctcagtctgtgttccttgttgaaatcaAGGTATAAtaatatagggagtagggttccatttgggacggtACCATTATCTTGATTTCAGCTGCATTAGTTCTGGGAACGTGGGAATGTTTTCTGCAATTATTGTATCTTTAGAAAGTTACAGCTTTCATGTCTCCAACAGGTACATTGTTGCCACGGTTACCCTCAGAGCCCAGGATGTCGCTGCTCACAATAAAGATTGACAAGATTGGGCTGAAAGATGCTGGGCAATGCATTGATCCCTACAT contains:
- the LOC120042895 gene encoding axin interactor, dorsalization-associated protein-like; the protein is MVTRILAPGEEENLEVEEEEDAATGAGSPESFPNRVPGTLLPRLPSEPRMSLLTIKIDKIGLKDAGQCIDPYMTVSVKDLSGIDLNPVQDTPVATRKEDTYIHFSVDIEIQRHIERLPKGSQTFYFY